AGAGGGGTTTCTCTCACCCGCGCTCGTAGTGACCGCGAGGAGGCCCTCACACCAAGAGTGAGGGCCTCCTCGTATTTCGTGGACCCCCTTACGCTTCGGATTTCCGCGATGGTCGCGATGCGAGGTACCGCTCCAACTCCGCGAGCAGCTCGACCAGAAGCGGATGCTGGACCGATTCACGGGCGCTGAGCAAGAAGTTTTCGACGTCGGCTGGATGGCCCGCGTCTCGATACTCGATGGCTTGCAGCAGCGCTTCCAGCTTGTCGATCTCCGCAGCGAAGCGCGCCTCCGGCGTGCGACGCTCTGAATACTCGGCCCAGAGGTCCAGAAGCTCGTCCCCGAGCGACCCGGGGAGACTGGCGCAGATCCTGGCAAGCCCATCTGCCTCCAGCGCATGCTTTCGCATTTTCGCTTCGGC
The Chloroflexota bacterium genome window above contains:
- a CDS encoding HD domain-containing protein, whose amino-acid sequence is MLEFLRAVGVLKTIPRQGWVDRRIPDPESVADHTYRSAMMAWALGQAAGLDTARLVKIVLVHDLPEAEAGDATPYVGIVETGVRVEDAVARWRDLLSPEERAEAKMRKHALEADGLARICASLPGSLGDELLDLWAEYSERRTPEARFAAEIDKLEALLQAIEYRDAGHPADVENFLLSARESVQHPLLVELLAELERYLASRPSRKSEA